One window from the genome of bacterium encodes:
- a CDS encoding histidine phosphatase family protein encodes MKTILVIRHSHWDGQTDTLSLEGIADCEAKKTTLGSFTTVIASPFNRTVEAARLLSGNDPVVDDRASMLALTPEEAAWLKEARKNSPLGVAGVIFGRPDFLEPVKVAGEKCLSLIEETLEKLPLDGRALIVSHDGTMVAVEKLLKNEPFSGPLDHTYGNLEGFEVDANLKFTKLAFT; translated from the coding sequence ATGAAAACCATCCTTGTCATTCGACATTCTCATTGGGATGGGCAAACAGATACTCTCAGCCTGGAAGGTATAGCTGATTGCGAAGCAAAGAAGACCACTCTTGGATCTTTTACTACAGTTATTGCCTCTCCCTTCAATCGCACGGTAGAAGCGGCTCGGCTCCTAAGTGGTAATGATCCAGTTGTCGATGACCGAGCATCTATGCTCGCCTTAACACCGGAAGAGGCTGCCTGGCTGAAGGAGGCTCGCAAGAACTCTCCGCTCGGAGTGGCGGGGGTTATTTTCGGTCGACCAGATTTTCTAGAACCAGTAAAAGTCGCTGGAGAAAAGTGTCTTTCGCTTATAGAAGAGACGCTCGAAAAGTTACCTCTTGATGGGAGAGCACTTATTGTCTCGCATGACGGGACTATGGTTGCAGTCGAGAAGTTACTCAAAAATGAACCGTTTTCTGGTCCGTTAGACCATACCTACGGAAACCTTGAAGGATTTGAGGTTGATGCTAACCTTAAATTCACTAAGCTCGCCTTCACATGA
- a CDS encoding class II fructose-bisphosphate aldolase, with protein sequence MIVPAKELLDFAYKKFSVGAYNIHNLEQLMGLLYGSQKSNAPFIVQAYPSTLNYTDASMLEALFHEADKLFPDLIFAVSIDHGDEATCMRAIDSGAYSHVMIDASMETFEKNIEITKRVVDHAHSRGVSVEGMVGKLGGLEKHMKVLDVSEVQLTTVEQAREFAERTGCDSLAVSIGTLHGANKAPDGIPRKVDLDRLKEIGEALEGTPLVMHGSSCLPQEEVRRVDAAGGKLERVGGMDETQQSEVHKLGVAQINVNSDGLLIWTRSIREYLRDYPGVIDLRESGKAFMQEYASFIAHKNDVFGSSGKLDALTEHYETPWTLMN encoded by the coding sequence ATGATCGTCCCTGCAAAAGAACTCCTAGATTTTGCCTACAAGAAATTCTCTGTGGGTGCCTATAACATCCACAACCTCGAGCAGTTGATGGGACTCCTCTATGGAAGCCAAAAATCAAACGCGCCCTTTATCGTTCAGGCGTACCCGAGCACCCTCAACTACACGGACGCTAGCATGCTCGAAGCCCTTTTCCATGAGGCAGACAAGCTTTTTCCTGACCTGATTTTTGCCGTCAGTATTGATCATGGCGATGAAGCTACATGTATGAGAGCTATTGATTCGGGAGCGTACTCACACGTGATGATAGACGCTTCAATGGAAACCTTTGAGAAGAATATCGAGATTACGAAACGTGTCGTCGATCATGCGCATTCTCGCGGCGTATCCGTGGAAGGTATGGTAGGAAAACTCGGTGGTCTGGAAAAGCACATGAAAGTTCTCGACGTATCCGAAGTGCAATTGACCACCGTTGAACAGGCACGAGAGTTTGCGGAGAGAACTGGCTGCGACAGTCTTGCTGTGTCTATCGGTACACTACATGGTGCTAACAAGGCTCCAGACGGCATACCTCGAAAGGTAGACCTCGATCGTCTCAAGGAAATAGGTGAAGCGCTCGAAGGTACTCCACTTGTTATGCACGGTTCGTCCTGCCTGCCACAGGAGGAAGTAAGACGGGTAGACGCCGCAGGAGGAAAGCTTGAACGCGTCGGAGGAATGGATGAAACACAGCAAAGTGAGGTACATAAACTTGGAGTTGCTCAGATAAATGTAAACAGCGATGGCCTTCTTATCTGGACGCGCTCGATCAGAGAATATCTGAGGGACTATCCAGGCGTGATTGATTTACGTGAGTCGGGCAAGGCTTTTATGCAGGAGTATGCGAGTTTCATAGCTCACAAGAATGATGTGTTCGGCTCATCCGGCAAACTTGATGCGTTGACAGAACACTACGAAACCCCATGGACATTAATGAACTAG
- a CDS encoding class I SAM-dependent methyltransferase encodes MDINELEKIDTTVISDLIVSRLPLPLQTSQKENLLSPKPQALQDVIADIEKIEHEWKLDTADEGHTYGRKHAGETIQLWSVPPKSAQVLENLVVLTGAKTILEIGTSAGYAALFLAHGAKANGGHVYTIELLKEKADLARGNFDKSGLDNITLIEDEASKVLSAWDNGKIDFVFLDADKENYGKYFDQLVPLMNISGLIVADNVNDYGHMMEDYLQKVSGTHLPKTRTDHRVKSYYLAMLENGLMVTQKISE; translated from the coding sequence ATGGACATTAATGAACTAGAAAAAATCGATACGACCGTTATCAGCGACCTAATCGTCTCGCGTCTTCCATTGCCACTGCAAACATCACAAAAAGAGAATTTACTCTCGCCCAAGCCTCAAGCGTTACAAGACGTCATTGCTGATATCGAAAAGATAGAACATGAATGGAAGCTTGATACTGCTGACGAAGGTCACACTTACGGACGTAAGCATGCTGGTGAGACTATTCAACTTTGGTCTGTGCCGCCTAAGAGTGCGCAAGTACTGGAGAATCTCGTTGTACTTACGGGCGCTAAGACCATTCTTGAAATAGGAACCTCAGCAGGATACGCTGCGCTTTTCTTAGCTCATGGTGCCAAAGCAAATGGCGGACATGTTTATACGATCGAGCTTCTTAAGGAGAAAGCTGACCTTGCTCGGGGTAATTTTGATAAGTCTGGCCTTGATAACATCACGCTTATAGAAGATGAGGCGTCAAAAGTCTTGAGCGCTTGGGATAATGGGAAAATAGACTTTGTTTTTCTCGATGCCGATAAGGAAAACTACGGAAAATATTTTGACCAACTTGTACCACTTATGAATATTAGTGGTCTTATCGTAGCTGATAACGTGAATGACTACGGTCACATGATGGAAGATTATTTGCAGAAGGTAAGTGGTACGCATCTTCCAAAGACGAGAACTGATCACAGGGTTAAGAGCTATTACCTAGCAATGCTTGAAAATGGGTTGATGGTTACTCAGAAGATATCTGAATAG
- a CDS encoding HD domain-containing protein: MEKIEQLRDEVHNLYAQKLPGRADWADWIYDKHVVLVGNEARKIAEMYGGSPELAEAAGLLHDVADAVMKRQDPNHEKESLRIAREMLQKTGFGDKEIAIVVDDAIAKHSCHGETRPVSAEGKAMAAGDGVVHLTSDFYKIAEAGKLGHKSPREVAEWALPKLERDFTNKIAYDDLREEIRPDYEQLRKHFQDLASAGV; encoded by the coding sequence ATGGAGAAAATAGAGCAGCTGCGGGATGAGGTGCACAATCTATATGCCCAAAAACTTCCTGGCCGTGCTGACTGGGCTGACTGGATCTATGATAAGCATGTCGTTCTTGTTGGCAATGAAGCAAGGAAGATAGCCGAAATGTACGGAGGAAGTCCGGAGCTTGCAGAGGCTGCTGGACTTTTGCACGATGTGGCCGACGCAGTAATGAAGCGGCAGGATCCGAATCATGAAAAGGAAAGCCTGCGTATTGCACGGGAGATGCTGCAGAAGACCGGATTTGGCGACAAGGAGATAGCCATAGTGGTAGACGATGCGATCGCGAAGCATAGTTGCCATGGAGAGACTCGGCCCGTCTCTGCAGAGGGGAAGGCAATGGCAGCGGGAGACGGTGTCGTTCATCTCACAAGTGATTTTTATAAGATTGCCGAGGCGGGGAAACTTGGTCATAAATCACCACGAGAGGTTGCAGAGTGGGCCCTGCCAAAACTAGAACGCGATTTCACCAATAAGATTGCCTATGATGATTTAAGGGAGGAGATACGGCCAGATTACGAACAACTTAGGAAACACTTTCAGGATCTAGCCTCGGCCGGGGTGTAG
- a CDS encoding integrase core domain-containing protein, producing the protein MRQFNILKDTEGWLYMRERSIRFLHMRNNDEVRHRVKVLDFWKTHGERAARDAFSVSRRTLFRWQAKLDRAHGRLDALDPKSTAPKNRRRRIVLPEVETFILKERAEHPRLGKAKLAALLREDGYRVSESYVGRVVADLKRRGLLLPHKPLSYYARSGTYREKPVSKRTKLRRRHKRGMELDTVVRFIDGVKRYVLTAIDVEKKFAFAGAYTVHSSASAADFLARVIAVCPFDITELQTDNGPEFAKNFEAGCRALGLTHFNTFPRSPKMNAFVERFNRTISEDCIMLNRPLLRDDVAAFNLKLVDWLLWYNARRPHESLGQVPPLRYILSSLTAEECQRYWTRTHP; encoded by the coding sequence ATGCGTCAATTCAACATACTGAAGGATACCGAGGGCTGGTTGTATATGCGCGAGCGGAGCATACGCTTCCTGCATATGAGGAACAACGACGAGGTGCGGCATCGGGTCAAGGTGCTGGACTTCTGGAAAACGCACGGGGAGCGTGCGGCCAGGGACGCCTTCAGCGTCTCTCGCCGCACGCTCTTCCGTTGGCAGGCGAAGCTCGACCGCGCGCACGGGAGACTCGACGCGCTCGATCCCAAGTCGACGGCACCGAAGAATCGGAGGAGACGCATCGTCCTCCCCGAGGTCGAGACGTTCATCCTGAAGGAGCGCGCGGAGCATCCGAGGCTCGGCAAGGCGAAGCTCGCAGCCCTGCTGCGGGAGGACGGGTACCGGGTATCCGAATCGTATGTCGGGAGGGTCGTCGCGGACCTCAAGAGGAGAGGGCTGCTGCTCCCGCACAAGCCGCTCTCATACTATGCGCGAAGCGGCACGTATCGGGAGAAGCCCGTATCGAAGCGCACGAAGCTGCGCAGGCGGCACAAGCGGGGCATGGAGCTCGACACCGTCGTCCGCTTCATCGACGGCGTGAAGCGGTACGTCCTGACCGCCATCGATGTCGAGAAGAAGTTCGCCTTCGCCGGCGCGTATACCGTCCACTCCTCCGCGTCCGCCGCCGATTTCCTCGCGCGCGTCATCGCGGTGTGCCCCTTCGACATCACGGAGCTCCAGACCGACAACGGCCCGGAGTTCGCCAAGAACTTCGAGGCGGGGTGCCGCGCCCTCGGCCTCACCCACTTCAATACGTTTCCCCGCAGCCCGAAGATGAACGCGTTCGTCGAGCGGTTCAACCGGACGATCTCGGAGGACTGCATCATGCTCAATCGGCCGCTCCTGCGGGACGACGTCGCGGCATTCAACCTGAAGCTGGTCGACTGGCTGCTCTGGTACAACGCCCGGCGTCCGCACGAGTCCCTGGGACAGGTGCCGCCGCTCCGGTATATACTCTCCTCATTAACGGCCGAGGAGTGCCAGAGGTACTGGACGCGTACACATCCTTGA
- a CDS encoding phosphate ABC transporter substrate-binding/OmpA family protein, whose product MEHQITLKGRIYLGLGIAALAVILIWVLQNFIPTSWKDAVTETVAPGGSPTTLSSDGSDVINVCVVTWGGYVGGEYFNGGFKPSEQSRYYKQYGLKVKFQIMDEFVPSRDAWKSDKCHLLWATVDAFTTEAANLQRAGYDPRFVFQADWSRGGDAIVVGPGINSMRDLRGRTIAVAYGTPSHTFLLRMLESANMQKGDVTLIDTGSAIDAAKAFQTRSADAAVVWSPDDVASVRAIPGAKVLVSSKQASHIIADGFFAKEEYIAAHREQLQHLIEGWMIGAAEINSDPAAKQKAATILADGLNLSVDDALAAINNVRLTTFGDNLAFFGLDSSYTGMTGERLFRDSGALYQKNGYANLVPSVPDWRTVIDLSLLRNISLTGPEHAAESTVRFAVPTTADVKANAFSSKALSVQFSIGSAVLTDEAKANIATNFVPTAQSFANARIRIEGNTDSTGSRAINVDLSRRRAQAVADYLGSFGFDPNRFIVAGNGPDKPACGTSDAGCLAQNRRTDFELLNN is encoded by the coding sequence GTGGAACACCAGATTACCCTCAAAGGAAGAATCTACCTCGGACTCGGAATCGCTGCGCTAGCGGTAATTCTGATCTGGGTCCTTCAGAACTTCATCCCGACCTCGTGGAAGGATGCAGTCACCGAGACAGTCGCGCCGGGCGGAAGCCCGACGACGCTTTCCAGTGACGGTTCGGACGTGATCAACGTCTGTGTCGTCACCTGGGGTGGCTACGTGGGTGGCGAGTACTTCAACGGCGGCTTCAAGCCGTCGGAGCAGTCCCGCTACTACAAGCAATACGGCCTGAAGGTCAAGTTCCAGATCATGGACGAGTTCGTTCCCTCGCGGGATGCGTGGAAGTCCGACAAGTGTCATCTTCTCTGGGCGACCGTCGACGCCTTCACCACGGAGGCGGCGAACCTCCAGAGAGCGGGGTACGACCCCCGGTTTGTCTTCCAGGCGGACTGGTCGCGCGGCGGCGATGCTATCGTCGTCGGCCCCGGCATCAATTCGATGCGGGACCTGCGTGGCAGGACGATTGCGGTGGCCTACGGGACACCGTCACACACGTTCTTGCTGCGCATGCTCGAATCGGCAAACATGCAGAAAGGAGACGTCACCCTTATCGATACCGGAAGCGCTATCGATGCGGCCAAGGCGTTCCAGACGCGCAGCGCAGATGCGGCTGTGGTCTGGTCTCCGGATGACGTGGCCAGTGTCAGGGCGATTCCTGGCGCCAAGGTCCTCGTCAGTTCCAAGCAGGCATCGCACATCATCGCCGATGGCTTCTTCGCGAAGGAGGAATACATCGCGGCACACCGTGAACAACTCCAGCACCTCATCGAAGGCTGGATGATCGGTGCCGCCGAGATCAACTCCGATCCCGCGGCGAAGCAGAAGGCTGCAACCATCCTGGCCGACGGTCTCAATCTGTCGGTCGACGATGCTCTGGCAGCCATCAACAACGTCCGGCTCACCACGTTCGGTGACAACCTGGCGTTCTTCGGCCTCGACAGCAGCTATACCGGCATGACTGGTGAACGGCTCTTCCGCGACAGCGGCGCGCTGTACCAGAAGAACGGGTACGCAAATCTGGTGCCGAGCGTGCCGGACTGGCGTACGGTCATCGACCTGAGCCTGCTGCGTAACATCAGCCTGACGGGCCCGGAACATGCGGCCGAAAGCACGGTTCGTTTTGCCGTGCCGACGACCGCAGATGTCAAGGCCAATGCCTTCTCGTCGAAGGCGCTGTCGGTCCAGTTCTCAATCGGGTCCGCAGTGCTGACTGACGAGGCGAAGGCGAACATCGCGACCAACTTCGTGCCGACGGCACAGTCGTTCGCGAATGCGCGCATTCGTATCGAAGGCAACACCGACAGCACGGGCAGCCGTGCGATCAATGTCGATCTGTCCCGCCGGCGTGCCCAGGCAGTCGCAGACTACCTGGGCAGCTTCGGTTTCGATCCCAACCGCTTCATCGTGGCGGGGAACGGGCCGGACAAGCCAGCATGTGGTACGAGCGATGCCGGGTGCCTGGCACAGAATCGTCGTACCGACTTCGAGCTGCTGAACAACTAG
- a CDS encoding ABC transporter permease subunit produces MQERLTNLFELRGNASARQNTLLGIVGVSLWLFSWWLFATLGILPRQIAPGPFEVLGVVPDMHFHDMLVRNVWFSFEMNLLATFIAIVISVPMGLALGLLPFFRGMSTPFFVGLRFLPLPVATILFMAWLGIGYTMKTAFLTVAIAVYLVPTVIQRVDEVRQVYVDTVRTLGANEWQLVRYVYLPDVFSRVWDDIVILVGLSWTYISFIELINKGEGGIGALIYSAQRTHSMEKYYALLLIIMFVAFIQTAIFKLIGRVLFPYKRIGG; encoded by the coding sequence ATGCAAGAGAGGCTGACGAATTTGTTCGAGTTGCGCGGTAACGCGTCGGCTCGGCAAAATACGTTGCTTGGCATCGTGGGAGTGTCCCTCTGGTTGTTCTCATGGTGGCTCTTCGCCACCCTCGGGATTCTGCCGCGGCAGATTGCTCCCGGACCGTTTGAGGTCCTCGGGGTGGTACCGGACATGCACTTCCATGACATGCTTGTGCGCAATGTCTGGTTTAGCTTCGAGATGAATCTCCTGGCGACCTTCATTGCGATCGTGATCAGTGTACCCATGGGGCTGGCGCTGGGCCTGCTGCCGTTCTTCCGCGGCATGTCCACGCCATTCTTCGTCGGGCTGCGCTTTCTGCCGCTGCCAGTGGCCACGATCCTGTTCATGGCGTGGCTGGGTATCGGCTACACCATGAAAACGGCCTTCCTCACGGTGGCCATTGCCGTCTATCTGGTGCCAACCGTGATCCAGCGGGTCGACGAAGTGCGTCAAGTCTATGTCGACACGGTGCGGACACTCGGCGCGAATGAATGGCAGCTGGTCCGCTACGTCTATCTTCCCGATGTGTTCTCGCGCGTCTGGGACGATATCGTGATCCTGGTCGGTCTCTCGTGGACCTACATCAGTTTCATCGAGCTCATCAACAAAGGCGAGGGCGGCATCGGCGCGCTGATCTATTCGGCTCAACGCACCCATAGCATGGAGAAGTACTATGCACTCCTGCTGATCATTATGTTCGTGGCGTTCATCCAGACAGCCATCTTCAAACTGATCGGCCGGGTGCTCTTCCCCTATAAGCGCATCGGAGGCTAG
- a CDS encoding ABC transporter ATP-binding protein — MTGVEFVNTDLPDIIELRGVTQRYGQRTVLDGLNLLIEDKPDQGQFVVLLGISGSGKSTIFRYLNGLQTPTSGAVLIKGKPVSEYGAVSTVFQDYSSLPWRTVLQNVELPLVFKSVKKRERRERALEIIARVGLKGHEHKYARTPTLSGGQLQRVAIARSLIANPEIILMDEPFGALDGITRFEMQQLLADLWKTSQSTIVFVTHDQQEAVFLGDDIYVLDPRIGKIGSRIRVDLPLVRDLSTKRDPRFMQLVTEVDMALMETSLPR, encoded by the coding sequence ATGACTGGTGTGGAATTCGTCAACACCGACCTCCCCGATATCATCGAATTGCGGGGGGTTACCCAGCGCTATGGGCAGAGGACGGTTCTGGACGGACTCAACCTGCTCATTGAAGACAAACCCGATCAGGGCCAGTTCGTAGTCCTGCTCGGCATCTCCGGCTCCGGCAAGTCAACGATCTTCCGCTATCTCAATGGTCTGCAGACGCCGACCAGCGGGGCGGTGCTGATCAAGGGCAAGCCGGTGTCAGAGTATGGTGCGGTCAGTACGGTATTCCAGGACTATTCGTCCTTGCCGTGGCGGACCGTGCTTCAAAACGTCGAACTTCCGCTCGTCTTCAAAAGCGTGAAGAAGAGGGAACGGCGTGAGCGGGCGCTCGAGATAATCGCCCGTGTGGGACTTAAGGGTCACGAGCATAAATACGCTCGTACCCCGACGCTCTCCGGCGGCCAGCTGCAGCGGGTCGCTATCGCGAGAAGCTTGATTGCAAATCCGGAGATCATCCTGATGGATGAACCTTTCGGCGCGCTTGACGGCATCACCCGCTTCGAAATGCAGCAGCTGCTCGCTGATCTGTGGAAGACTTCGCAGTCGACCATCGTCTTCGTCACGCATGACCAGCAAGAAGCGGTCTTCCTGGGCGACGACATCTATGTGCTGGATCCGCGGATCGGCAAGATCGGTTCGCGTATCCGTGTGGATCTTCCGCTCGTGCGGGACCTTTCCACCAAACGTGACCCGCGCTTCATGCAGCTGGTCACCGAGGTAGATATGGCTCTGATGGAGACCAGTCTGCCGCGCTAA
- a CDS encoding GNAT family N-acetyltransferase, producing the protein MATEENEYLELIDDNLRVIRGTFVHFFLRNGEKKRLRKFLRGSALLTIKVNGELAGFIAYTLINNGSTAYIERFNLKARFRGQGFGTRTLEFVETKARESGCSRLELAVQASNPALRLYKRFGFKETGFFRGVCWWIYNMRKEL; encoded by the coding sequence ATGGCAACCGAGGAAAACGAATACCTGGAGCTTATCGACGACAACCTACGCGTCATCCGGGGAACGTTCGTACACTTCTTTTTGAGGAACGGCGAGAAAAAGCGGCTCCGGAAGTTCCTGCGAGGCTCCGCGCTGCTCACTATCAAGGTGAATGGGGAATTGGCTGGATTCATCGCGTACACCCTTATCAACAACGGGTCAACGGCATACATCGAACGGTTCAACCTGAAAGCGCGGTTTAGAGGACAGGGTTTCGGAACCCGAACGCTTGAATTCGTGGAAACTAAAGCGAGAGAGTCCGGATGCTCAAGACTGGAGCTCGCCGTGCAAGCCAGCAATCCGGCGCTTCGGTTATATAAGAGATTCGGCTTTAAGGAAACCGGATTTTTCCGCGGGGTGTGCTGGTGGATATACAATATGAGAAAGGAGCTTTGA
- a CDS encoding PAS domain-containing sensor histidine kinase, with translation MTGNEPRIDYRSLFDHMIEGCQIIDPGFRYLYVNEAVARQGRHTKEELVGRTMMEMYPGIERTEMFSHLRTCMERHTPQRLENEFVFPDGNKGWFALLIEPIPEGAFIFSLDITERKLIEHDLEDAKIAARNIIDDLAQEKERAQGIAEELEKFKLAVDGVSEHIVITDPEGIILFANPAAERITGFTRAEILGKKSGSRELWGGLMDTDFYRTLWQTIKVEKKTFSGEIKNHRKSGEEYDAHTVISPILDDEGGVEFFVAIERDITKEKEVDKAKSEFVSLASHQLRTPLTSINWYSEMLLGDEVAKTARRQDEYLAKIHAGSQRMVVLVDALLDVSRIELGTLQTELKPVSVTGLLGDVIGEQKPQIDAKRITVATDFPKQVPVLETDPSRVRMIFQNLLSNGIKYTPSGGRISISVSLEDSRNVRVVFSDTGYGIPKKDQDKIFTKMFRADNIKTKGEDGTGLGLYIVKSVLTALGGSVRFESEENKGTTFYVTLPLAVRQ, from the coding sequence ATGACGGGGAACGAGCCGCGGATCGACTACCGCTCCCTCTTCGATCATATGATCGAGGGATGCCAGATCATCGACCCCGGTTTCCGGTATCTCTACGTGAACGAGGCGGTCGCGCGGCAGGGCAGGCACACGAAGGAAGAGCTCGTGGGGCGCACCATGATGGAAATGTACCCGGGCATCGAACGGACGGAGATGTTCTCGCATTTGCGAACCTGCATGGAGAGGCATACGCCGCAGCGCCTGGAGAACGAGTTCGTGTTTCCCGACGGAAACAAAGGATGGTTCGCGCTTCTCATAGAGCCGATACCGGAAGGCGCGTTCATCTTTTCCCTGGACATCACTGAACGCAAGCTCATCGAGCACGACCTTGAGGACGCGAAAATAGCGGCCCGGAACATCATTGACGATCTCGCGCAGGAAAAAGAGCGGGCGCAAGGAATCGCGGAAGAACTCGAGAAGTTCAAGCTGGCGGTCGACGGGGTATCGGAACATATCGTCATCACCGACCCCGAAGGGATCATCCTGTTTGCGAACCCCGCAGCGGAACGCATCACCGGATTTACCCGAGCGGAAATCCTCGGAAAGAAATCGGGGAGCCGAGAGCTCTGGGGAGGGCTCATGGACACCGACTTCTATCGCACCCTCTGGCAGACGATAAAGGTCGAGAAGAAGACCTTCTCGGGCGAAATCAAAAACCACCGCAAAAGCGGGGAAGAATACGACGCCCACACGGTCATTTCACCTATTCTCGATGACGAAGGCGGGGTGGAGTTCTTCGTGGCCATCGAGCGGGACATCACGAAGGAGAAGGAGGTCGACAAAGCGAAGAGCGAATTCGTCTCGCTCGCCTCGCATCAGCTCCGGACCCCGCTCACGAGCATCAACTGGTACAGCGAGATGCTCCTTGGGGACGAAGTCGCCAAGACCGCCAGGCGGCAGGATGAGTATCTGGCAAAGATCCATGCGGGAAGCCAGAGGATGGTCGTGCTCGTCGATGCGCTTCTCGACGTATCCCGCATCGAACTCGGGACGCTCCAGACCGAGCTCAAGCCGGTTTCGGTGACCGGGCTTCTCGGGGACGTGATCGGCGAGCAGAAGCCCCAGATAGACGCCAAGCGCATCACGGTCGCCACCGATTTCCCCAAGCAGGTGCCCGTCCTTGAGACCGATCCGAGCCGCGTCCGCATGATATTCCAAAACCTCCTTTCGAACGGGATAAAATACACTCCCTCCGGCGGACGGATCAGTATTTCGGTGTCTTTGGAGGATAGCCGCAATGTGCGGGTCGTCTTCTCCGATACCGGATACGGCATACCAAAAAAAGACCAGGACAAGATATTCACGAAAATGTTCCGCGCGGACAATATAAAAACGAAGGGCGAGGACGGAACGGGCCTCGGACTCTATATCGTCAAATCGGTGCTTACGGCCCTTGGCGGTTCGGTCAGGTTCGAGTCCGAAGAAAACAAGGGAACGACCTTTTATGTCACGCTCCCGCTTGCGGTGCGGCAATGA
- a CDS encoding class I SAM-dependent methyltransferase, giving the protein MDAVSRVNRAYYDAHAKKWSESHNNSFWHEEAFRSFMRYLPAGASVLDIGAASGIHVPLFLGMGRMLKYFGIDISRNFLKIAKRRYPQMRFAYGDILDAETLPKKKFDAFWAAAVLQHIPLAQWPEALSNIERHMTRGAIGYLTVPEERPSPASEKDRRYFELFDDKKFRAVLVPRKWRILKAGARKGKTGGVVWRWYIVKLP; this is encoded by the coding sequence ATGGACGCTGTCAGCAGGGTAAACCGCGCATACTACGATGCGCATGCCAAGAAATGGTCGGAGTCCCATAACAATTCTTTTTGGCACGAGGAAGCGTTTCGATCGTTCATGCGCTACCTGCCAGCCGGGGCGTCGGTGCTCGATATCGGCGCGGCGTCCGGCATTCATGTGCCGCTGTTTCTCGGCATGGGCCGGATGCTCAAATATTTCGGTATCGATATCAGCAGGAATTTCCTCAAAATCGCCAAGCGGCGCTATCCGCAGATGCGGTTCGCATACGGGGACATTTTAGACGCAGAGACGCTTCCAAAAAAGAAATTCGATGCGTTTTGGGCGGCTGCGGTGCTTCAGCATATTCCGCTTGCGCAGTGGCCGGAAGCGCTCTCCAATATCGAGCGCCATATGACACGCGGCGCTATCGGCTATCTTACGGTTCCGGAAGAGCGACCGAGCCCGGCCTCGGAAAAAGATCGGCGCTATTTCGAGCTGTTCGATGATAAGAAATTCCGCGCGGTACTTGTACCGAGGAAATGGCGGATACTCAAGGCAGGGGCAAGGAAAGGAAAGACCGGAGGGGTGGTATGGCGGTGGTATATCGTGAAGCTGCCGTAG
- a CDS encoding alpha/beta fold hydrolase: MIKVFIVHGFQGAPNSGWKPWLMEECAKQGIYACALSMPSPGSPVPSEWVEEISRHVDANKKDPIYLIGHSLGATAILRYLETTKAKNIQGAVFVSAPVFKSTKRKVQAFLKKPFDYEAIRARVPKMVVIHGDNDKSVSADQGKTLARELGAKLVLIKNGGHLNGSAGWHKLPQCRDALLGMINGG, from the coding sequence GTGATAAAAGTCTTTATCGTTCATGGATTTCAAGGAGCGCCCAATAGCGGGTGGAAGCCGTGGCTTATGGAAGAGTGCGCCAAACAAGGTATCTACGCCTGCGCGCTTTCGATGCCAAGCCCCGGCAGCCCGGTTCCTTCTGAGTGGGTCGAAGAAATCTCCCGACACGTCGATGCAAACAAAAAGGACCCGATATACCTTATCGGACACAGCCTCGGCGCCACCGCTATCCTGCGATATCTTGAAACAACAAAAGCAAAGAATATACAGGGTGCAGTCTTTGTTTCCGCGCCTGTCTTCAAAAGCACAAAGCGAAAGGTGCAAGCTTTCCTTAAAAAACCTTTCGACTACGAAGCTATCAGAGCAAGGGTGCCGAAGATGGTCGTTATCCATGGCGATAACGACAAGAGCGTGTCCGCGGACCAGGGAAAGACTTTGGCCAGGGAATTGGGAGCGAAACTGGTGCTTATCAAGAACGGCGGGCACCTGAACGGCTCCGCAGGCTGGCACAAGCTCCCGCAGTGCCGGGATGCTTTGCTGGGAATGATAAATGGCGGTTAG